A region from the Drosophila mauritiana strain mau12 chromosome 2L, ASM438214v1, whole genome shotgun sequence genome encodes:
- the LOC117135128 gene encoding myosin heavy chain, muscle isoform X19, with protein sequence MPKPVANQEDEDPTPYLFVSLEQRRIDQSKPYDSKKSCWIPDEKEGYLLGEIKATKGDIVSVGLQGGETRDLKKDLLQQVNPPKYEKAEDMSNLTYLNDASVLHNLRQRYYNKLIYTYSGLFCVAINPYKRYPVYTNRCAKMYRGKRRNEVPPHIFAISDGAYVDMLTNHVNQSMLITGESGAGKTENTKKVIAYFATVGASKKTDEAAKSKGSLEDQVVQTNPVLEAFGNAKTVRNDNSSRFGKFIRIHFGPTGKLAGADIETYLLEKARVISQQSLERSYHIFYQIMSGSVAGVKDICLLTDNIYDYHIVSQGKVTVASIDDAEEFSLTDQAFDILGFTKQEKEDVYRITAAVMHMGGMKFKQRGREEQAEQDGEEEGGRVSKLFGCDTAELYKNLLKPRIKVGNEFVTQGRNVQQVTNSIGALCKGVFDRLFKWLVKKCNETLDTQQKRQHFIGVLDIAGFEIFEYNGFEQLCINFTNEKLQQFFNHHMFVLEQEEYKREGIDWAFIDFGMDLLACIDLIEKPMGILSILEEESMFPKATDQTFSEKLTNTHLGKSAPFQKPKPPKPGQQAAHFAIAHYAGCVSYNITGWLEKNKDPLNDTVVDQFKKSQNKLLIEIFADHAGQSGGGEQAKGGRGKKGGGFATVSSAYKEQLNSLMTTLRSTQPHFVRCIIPNEMKQPGVVDAHLVMHQLTCNGVLEGIRICRKGFPNRMMYPDFKMRYMILAPAIMAAEKVAKNAAGKCLEAVGLDPDMYRIGHTKVFFRAGVLGQMEEFRDERLGKIMSWMQAWARGYLSRKGFKKLQEQRVALKVVQRNLRKYLQLRTWPWYKLWQKVKPLLNVSRIEDEIARLEEKAKKAEELHAAEVKVRKELEALNAKLLAEKTALLDSLSGEKGALQDYQERNAKLTAQKNDLENQLRDIQERLTQEEDARNQLFQQKKKADQEISGLKKDIEDLELNVQKAEQDKATKDHQIRNLNDEIAHQDELINKLNKEKKMQGETNQKTGEELQAAEDKINHLNKVKAKLEQTLDELEDSLEREKKVRGDVEKSKRKVEGDLKLTQEAVADLERNKKELEQTIQRKDKELSSITAKLEDEQVVVLKHQRQIKELQARIEELEEEVEAERQARAKAEKQRADLARELEELGERLEEAGGATSAQIELNKKREAELSKLRRDLEEANIQHESTLANLRKKHNDAVAEMAEQVDQLNKLKAKAEHDRQTCHNELNQTRTACDQLGRDKAAQEKIAKQLQHTLNEVQSKLDETNRTLNDFDASKKKLSIENSDLLRQLEEAESQVSQLSKIKISLTTQLEDTKRLADEESRERATLLGKFRNLEHDLDNLREQVEEEAEGKADLQRQLSKANAEAQVWRSKYESDGVARSEELEEAKRKLQARLAEAEETIESLNQKCIGLEKTKQRLSTEVEDLQLEVDRANAIANAAEKKQKAFDKIIGEWKLKVDDLAAELDASQKECRNYSTELFRLKGAYEEGQEQLEAVRRENKNLADEVKDLLDQIGEGGRNIHEIEKARKRLEAEKDELQAALEEAEAALEQEENKVLRAQLELSQVRQEIDRRIQEKEEEFENTRKNHQRALDSMQASLEAEAKGKAEALRMKKKLEADINELEIALDHANKANAEAQKNIKRYQQQLKDIQTALEEEQRARDDAREQLGISERRANALQNELEESRTLLEQADRGRRQAEQELADAHEQLNEVSAQNASISAAKRKLESELQTLHSDLDELLNEAKNSEEKAKKAMVDAARLADELRAEQDHAQTQEKLRKALEQQIKELQVRLDEAEANALKGGKKAIQKLEQRVRELENELDGEQRRHADAQKNLRKSERRVKELSFQSEEDRKNHERMQDLVDKLQQKIKTYKRQIEEAEEIAALNLAKFRKAQQELEEAEERADLAEQAISKFRAKGRAGSVGRGASPAPRATSVRPQFDGLAFPPRFDLAPENEF encoded by the exons ATGCCGAAGCCAGTCGCAAATCAGGAGGATGAGGATCCCACCCCATACCTGTTCGTGTCTTTGGAGCAAAGGCGTATCGATCAATCGAAACCCTATGACTCGAAGAAGTCTTGCTGGATCCCCGATGAGAAGGAGGGTTATCTCCTTGGTGAGATCAAGGCCACCAAGGGCGATATCGTCTCCGTTGGTCTGCAGGGTGGAGAG ACACGAGACTTAAAGAAAGATCTGCTCCAGCAAGTGAACCCCCCGAAATACGAAAAAGCCGAGGATATGTCCAACTTGACATACCTTAACGATGCCTCTGTGCTCCATAACTTGAGACAGAGATACTACAACAAGCTGATCTAC ACCTACTCCGGTCTTTTCTGCGTTGCCATCAATCCTTACAAGCGCTACCCCGTGTATACCAACCGTTGCGCTAAGATGTACCGTGGCAAGCGCCGTAATGAGGTGCCACCCCATATTTTCGCCATCTCTGACGGTGCCTACGTCGACATGTTGACCAACCACGTGAATCAATCTATGTTGATCACCGGTGAGTCTGGTGCCGGAAAGACTGAGAACACCAAGAAGGTCATTGCGTACTTCGCCACTGTTGGTGCCTCCAAGAAGACCGATGAGGCCGCCAAGAGCAAGGGCTCCCTGGAAGATCAGGTTGTGCAGACCAACCCTGTGCTTGAGGCCTTCGGTAACGCCAAGACCGTGCGTAACGATAACTCCTCTCGTTTC GGTAAATTCATCCGTATCCACTTCGGACCCACTGGTAAACTGGCTGGTGCTGATATTGAGACCT ATCTGCTGGAGAAGGCCCGTGTCATCTCCCAGCAGTCCCTGGAGCGTTCTTACCACATCTTCTACCAGATCATGTCTGGCTCCGTTGCCGGTGTTAAAG ACATTTGTCTGTTGACCGATAACATCTACGATTACCACATTGTCTCCCAGGGCAAGGTCACTGTAGCCAGTATCGATGATGCTGAGGAGTTCTCCCTCACCGAT CAAGCCTTCGACATCTTGGGCTTCACCAAGCAGGAGAAGGAGGATGTGTACAGGATCACCGCCGCTGTCATGCACATGGGTGGCATGAAGTTCAAGCAACGTGGTCGCGAGGAGCAGGCTGAGCAGGACGGCGAGGAGGAGGGTGGCCGTGTGTCGAAGCTGTTCGGTTGCGATACCGCCGAGCTGTACAAGAACTTGCTGAAGCCCCGCATCAAGGTCGGCAACGAGTTCGTCACCCAGGGCCGTAACGTCCAGCAGGTCACCAACTCGATCGGTGCCCTCTGCAAGGGTGTGTTCGATCGTCTGTTCAAGTGGCTGGTGAAGAAGTGTAACGAGACTCTGGACACCCAGCAGAAGCGTCAGCACTTCATTGGTGTACTGGATATTGCTGGTTTTGAGATCTTCGAG TACAACGGTTTCGAGCAACTGTGTATTAACTTCACCAACGAGAAGTTGCAACAATTCTTCAACCATCACATGTTCGTTTTGGAGCAAGAAGAATACAAGAGGGAAGGCATTGACTGGGCCTTCATCGATTTCGGTATGGACTTGTTGGCCTGTATCGATCTGATTGAAAAG CCCATGGGTATCTTGTCCATCCTGGAGGAAGAGTCTATGTTCCCCAAGGCCACCGATCAGACCTTCTCGGAGAAGCTGACCAACACCCATTTGGGCAAGTCGGCTCCATTCCAGAAGCCCAAGCCTCCAAAGCCCGGTCAGCAGGCTGCCCACTTCGCCATTGCCCATTATGCTGGTTGCGTGTCCTACAACATCACCGGTTGGTTGGAGAAGAACAAGGATCCTCTGAACGACACCGTTGTCGACCAGTTCAAGAAGTCGCAGAACAAGCTGCTGATCGAAATCTTCGCCGATCACGCCGGCCAGTCGGGTGGCGGTGAACAGGCCAAGGGAGGTCGTGGCAAGAAGGGCGGTGGCTTCGCTACCGTCTCGTCGGCCTACAAGGAGCAGTTGAACAGCTTGATGACCACTCTGCGTTCGACCCAGCCTCACTTCGTCCGTTGCATCATTCCCAACGAAATGAAGCAGCCTGGCGTGGTTGATGCCCACTTGGTCATGCACCAGCTGACCTGTAACGGTGTGCTTGAAGGTATCCGTATTTGCCGTAAGGGTTTCCCCAACAGGATGATGTACCCCGACTTCAAGATGCG TTACATGATTCTGGCACCTGCCATCATGGCGGCCGAAAAGGTGGCCAAGAATGCTGCCGGAAAGTGCTTGGAAGCCGTCGGACTGGATCCCGATATGTACCGCATTGGTCACACCAAG GTGTTCTTCCGCGCCGGTGTCCTGGGTCAGATGGAGGAGTTCCGTGATGAGCGTCTGGGCAAGATCATGTCCTGGATGCAGGCCTGGGCCCGTGGTTACCTGTCCCGTAAGGGCTTCAAGAAGCTCCAGGAACAGCGCGTCGCCCTCAAGGTTGTCCAGCGCAATCTGCGCAAGTACCTGCAGCTCCGTACCTGGCCCTGGTACAAACTGTGGCAGAAGGTCAAGCCCCTCCTCAACGTCAGCCGCATCGAGGATGAGATTGCC CGTCTGGAGGAGAAGGCCAAGAAGGCTGAGGAACTGCATGCCGCTGAAGTGAAAGTGCGCAAGGAGCTGGAGGCCCTCAACGCCAAGCTGTTGGCTGAAAAGACCGCTCTGCTGGACTCCCTGTCCGGCGAGAAGGGTGCCCTGCAGGACTACCAGGAGCGCAACGCCAAGTTGACCGCCCAGAAGAACGACCTCGAGAACCAGCTGCGC GATATCCAAGAGCGCCTGACTCAGGAGGAGGATGCCCGCAACCAGCTGTTCCAGCAGAAGAAGAAGGCCGACCAGGAGATCTCTGGCCTGAAGAAGGACATCGAGGATCTGGAATTGAACGTCCAGAAGGCCGAGCAGGACAAGGCCACCAAGGATCACCAGATCCGCAACTTGAACGACGAGATCGCCCACCAGGATGAGCTCATCAACAAGTTGAACAAGGAGAAGAAGATGCAGGGCGAGACCAACCAGAAGACCGGTGAGGAGCTCCAGGCTGCCGAGGACAAGATCAACCACTTGAACAAGGTTAAGGCCAAGCTCGAGCAGACCCTCGATGAACTGGAGGATTCGCTGGAGCGCGAGAAGAAGGTGCGCGGCGATGTTGAGAAGTCCAAGCGCAAGGTTGAGGGCGACCTCAAGCTCACCCAGGAGGCTGTTGCCGATCTGGAGCGCAACAAGAAGGAGCTCGAGCAGACCATCCAGCGCAAGGACAAGGAGCTGTCCTCCATCACCGCCAAGCTCGAGGACGAGCAGGTCGTTGTTCTGAAGCACCAGCGCCAGATCAAGGAACTGCAGGCCCGCATCGAGGAGCTCGAGGAAGAGGTCGAGGCTGAGCGCCAGGCCCGCGCCAAGGCTGAGAAGCAGCGCGCCGATCTGGCCCGCGAACTCGAGGAATTGGGCGAGCGTCTGGAGGAGGCTGGCGGTGCCACCTCTGCCCAGATTGAGCTCAACAAGAAGCGTGAGGCTGAGTTGAGCAAACTGCGTCGCGATCTTGAGGAGGCCAACATCCAGCACGAGTCCACCCTGGCTAACCTGCGCAAGAAGCACAACGATGCCGTCGCCGAGATGGCCGAGCAGGTTGACCAGCTCAACAAGCTGAAGGCTAA GGCTGAACACGATCGCCAGACTTGCCACAACGAGCTGAATCAGACTCGTACCGCCTGCGATCAGCTGGGTCGCGATAAG GCTGCCCAGGAGAAGATCGCCAAGCAGCTGCAGCACACCCTCAACGAGGTGCAGTCGAAACTGGATGAGACCAACAGGACTCTGAACGACTTCGATGCCAGCAAGAAGAAGCTGTCCATTGAGAACTCCGATCTGCTCCGCCAGCTGGAGGAGGCCGAGTCCCAGGTGTCTCAGCTGTCCAAGATCAAGATCTCTCTGACCACCCAGTTGGAGGACACCAAGCGTCTGGCCGACGAGGAGTCGCGCGAGCGTGCCACCCTTTTGGGCAAGTTCCGCAACTTGGAGCACGACCTGGACAATCTGCGCGAGCAGGTTGAGGAGGAGGCTGAGGGCAAGGCCGATCTGCAGCGCCAGCTGAGCAAGGCCAACGCTGAGGCCCAGGTGTGGCGCAGCAAGTACGAGTCCGATGGCGTTGCCCGCTctgaggagctggaggaggcCAAGAGGAAGCTGCAGGCCCGTTTGGCCGAGGCCGAGGAGACCATCGAGTCCCTCAACCAGAAGTGCATTGGCCTGGAGAAGACCAAGCAGCGTCTTTCCACCGAGGTGGAGGATCTGCAGCTGGAGGTCGACCGTGCCAACGCCATTGCCAACGCTGCCGAGAAGAAGCAGAAGGCCTTCGACAAGATCATCGGCGAGTGGAAACTCAAGGTCGACGATCtggctgctgagctggatgCCTCCCAGAAGGAGTGCCGCAACTACTCCACCGAGCTGTTCCGTCTTAAGGGCGCCTACGAGGAGGGCCAGGAGCAGTTGGAGGCTGTGCGTCGTGAGAACAAGAACCTGGCTGATGAGGTCAAGGATCTGCTCGACCAGATCGGTGAGGGTGGCCGCAACATCCATGAGATCGAGAAGGCCCGCAAGCGCCTGGAAGCCGAGAAGGACGAGCTCCAGGCTGCCCTCGAGGAGGCTGAGGCCGCTCTTGAGCAGGAGGAGAACAAGGTGCTCCGCGCTCAGCTTGAGCTGTCCCAGGTGCGCCAGGAGATCGACCGCCGCATccaggagaaggaggaggagttcGAGAACACCCGCAAGAACCACCAGCGTGCCCTCGACTCCATGCAGGCTTCCCTCGAAGCCGAGGCCAAGGGCAAGGCTGAGGCCCTGCGCATGAAGAAGAAGCTGGAGGCTGACATCAACGAGCTTGAGATTGCTCTGGATCACGCCAACAAG GCTAACGCCGAGGCCCAGAAGAACATCAAGCGTtaccagcagcagctgaaGGACATCCAGACTGCCCTCGAGGAGGAGCAGCGCGCCCGCGACGATGCCCGCGAACAGCTGGGTATCTCCGAGCGTCGTGCCAACGCCCTCCAGAACGAACTGGAAGAGTCTCGCACTCTGCTGGAGCAGGCCGACCGTGGCCGTCGCCAGGCCGAGCAGGAGCTGGCCGATGCCCACGAGCAGCTGAACGAAGTGTCCGCCCAGAACGCCTCCATCTCCGCTGCCAAGAGGAAGCTGGAGTCCGAGCTGCAGACCCTGCACTCCGACCTGGACGAACTCCTGAACGAAGCCAAGAACTCCGAGGAGAAGGCCAAGAAGGCTATGGTCGATGCCGCCCGCCTGGCCGATGAGCTGCGCGCTGAGCAGGATCATGCCCAGACCCAGGAGAAATTGAGGAAGGCCCTCGAGCAGCAGATCAAGGAGCTGCAGGTCCGTCTGGACGAGGCTGAGGCCAACGCCCTCAAGGGAGGCAAGAAGGCCATTCAGAAGCTTGAGCAGCGCGTCCGCGAGCTCGAGAACGAGCTGGATGGTGAGCAGAGGAGGCACGCCGATGCCCAGAAGAACCTGCGCAAGTCTGAGCGTCGCGTCAAGGAGCTGAGCTTCCAGTCCGAGGAGGACCGCAAGAACCACGAGCGCATGCAGGATCTGGTCGACAAGCTGCAACAGAAGATCAAGACATACAAGAGGCAGATCGAGGAGGCCGAGGAAATCGCCGCCCTCAACTTGGCCAAATTCCGCAAGGCTCAGCAGGAGCTTGAGGAGGCCGAGGAGCGTGCCGATCTGGCCGAGCAGGCCATCAGCAAATTCCGCGCCAAGGGACGTGCCGGTTCTGTCGGTCGTGGTGCCAGCCCAGCG CCCCGTGCGACGTCCGTTAGGCCACAATTCGACGGATTGGCCTTCCCACCAAGATTCGACCTTGCTCCTGAAAACGAATTCTAA